Proteins co-encoded in one Quercus robur chromosome 8, dhQueRobu3.1, whole genome shotgun sequence genomic window:
- the LOC126696556 gene encoding uncharacterized protein LOC126696556: protein MGTINVILAAPGRTGSYPSKVMFVARLSTEDNDRESKKAKKGASPVLGFSDEDKIGTIQPHDDVLVVTLRIGEFDVKIVLVDQDSAVEVMYLDLYRGLNLKPENLTAYDSLVVSFEGKTITPRG, encoded by the coding sequence ATgggcacaataaatgtcatcCTTGCTGCTCCGGGAAGGACCGGCTCTTATCCTTCCAAAGTAATGTTTGTGGCTCGGCTCTCCACCGAGGACAATGATCGGGAGTCCAAAAAGGCCAAGAAAGGAGCCTCGCCTGTgctgggattctcggacgaaGATAAGATTGGAACCATCCAACCCCATGACGATGTTCTGGTAGTTACACTCAGGATTGGGGAGTTTGATGTGAAGATAGTACTGGTAGATCAGGACAGTGCTGTAGAAGTAATGTACCTCGACCTGTACAGGGGGCTGAATTTAAAACCCGAAAACCTAACGGCGTACGATTCCCTTGTAGTAAGTTTCGAGGGGAAGACCATTACTCCAAGGGGCTAG